The following is a genomic window from Dioscorea cayenensis subsp. rotundata cultivar TDr96_F1 unplaced genomic scaffold, TDr96_F1_v2_PseudoChromosome.rev07_lg8_w22 25.fasta BLBR01000057.1, whole genome shotgun sequence.
TGAAAACACTTGACGGTGCTGCAGAACGCTTGATTCTCTGCAAAGCAGACCTTCTTGATTATCAGTCCTTGTGTGCGGCCATCTCCGGTTGCCATGGTGTCTTCCACGTGGCATCTCCGGTGACTGATGACCCGGTGAGAGACTagcttttcatttcttaatttttattttattttattttattttttaaaaaaatttataatttaattgatcCCAAATTTTCAAGTGAGAAAGAgagtaaatattttgtttatatatgtatatgtataggaGCAAATGGTTGAACCTGCAGTGAAAGGCACAGAGAACGTAGTAGATGCGGCGGCAGAGGCCGGTGTGCGCCGGGTGGTGTTCACATCCTCCATCGGCGCGGTTGCTATGGACCCGAACCGTGGCCCAGACGTTGTTGTCGATGAGTCTTGCTGGAGTGATCTTGAGTTCTGTAAAAAAACCAAGGTTCACAGCTTTATTGCctaattaatgattataaacTTAATACTCCCTTAATACatcataacatatatatatcaataaaattaaacagGTGGTAAGTGTAATATCTAAATCTTTGGTAATAAGATTGGTTGTGGTATGATATGTGGTTGCAGAATTGGTACTGTTATGGGAAAGCAGTGGCAGAGCAAGCAGCATGTCAAAGGGCTAAAGAAAAAGGTGTGGATCTGGTGGTGGTGACACCGGTGCTTGTTATGGGACCGCTTCTTCAACCTACAATCAACGCCAGCATTGTTCATATACTCAAGTATTTGGATGGAGCGGTTAAGACATACACAAATGCGGTGCAGGCTTATGTTGATGTCAGGGATGTGGCCATGGCACATGTGCTTGTTTACGAGACACCCAGCGCTTCCGGACGGTTTCTTTGCGCCGAATGTGTGTTGCACCGCGGTGATGTGGTTGACATCCTTGCTAAACTCTTCCCGGGATATCCCCTCCCTTCTAGGTAAGAAAGATTTTGCCGCTAAAATGGTTCCGGCGGAACAATTTACCGAGTAGGTTGAGTGTTTGCTTTAGCTTACCTACTGAGAATTAGGTGGAAGTGGTTGATTTAGAGTTCTTGAGTTGGTCGTATAGGATTACTAAAGATATTACATTGacctttta
Proteins encoded in this region:
- the LOC120253349 gene encoding cinnamoyl-CoA reductase 1-like encodes the protein MTIPSSPAPGEGQTVCVTGAGGYIASWLVKLLLQRGYTVKGTVRNPDDPKNIHLKTLDGAAERLILCKADLLDYQSLCAAISGCHGVFHVASPVTDDPEQMVEPAVKGTENVVDAAAEAGVRRVVFTSSIGAVAMDPNRGPDVVVDESCWSDLEFCKKTKNWYCYGKAVAEQAACQRAKEKGVDLVVVTPVLVMGPLLQPTINASIVHILKYLDGAVKTYTNAVQAYVDVRDVAMAHVLVYETPSASGRFLCAECVLHRGDVVDILAKLFPGYPLPSRCSDEVNPRKQPYKISNQRLKDLGLQFTPMSQSFYDSVKSLQEKGHLAIAS